A DNA window from Vigna angularis cultivar LongXiaoDou No.4 chromosome 1, ASM1680809v1, whole genome shotgun sequence contains the following coding sequences:
- the LOC108347883 gene encoding LEAF RUST 10 DISEASE-RESISTANCE LOCUS RECEPTOR-LIKE PROTEIN KINASE-like 1.2, with translation MDKANIKKEQRHGIDHLYRRPTLLSFLIFSVFSMANLVLHHNENVPVSFFFLASMFLVLVASISSQEENKHEECSKPFSCGLTSIYYPFWGGSRPSYCASNHKFKLNCEDNQNSTLQLGSQTFQVLHFDPVQYTVKIVRTGIVYDNCSSSAVTNNSVDSNLFRYLNVRNITIYYGCPYSLISNSTRSFQCKEDGNKSAFYGDPATGKVQDCDGARIEVQVAQELDPNGGIQGLNKALSEGFEIHLISEAQVQCLKCVSTNGTCGANNESQFSCFCPNGSEGLDCSNSDKWNWQRKLVIGVAAAVISGIVFSLGFYIYYGRLKKKNRLREVTSSVIYNSKGISHSSSLEDYEKGSKYIGVHFFTYSELEEATNFFNPDRELGDGGFGKVYFGKLQDGRLVAVKRMYENSLKRVEQFVNEVEILTGLHHQNLVSLYGCTPRHSRELLLVYEYIPNGTVADHLHGQRAKPGTLPWHIRMNIAIETANALVYLHASDIIHRDVKTNNILLDNHFSVKVADFGLSRPFPIHATHVSTAPQGTPGYVDPEYHEYYQLTDKSDVYSFGVVLIELISSMHAVDISRRRHEINLSNMAIKKIQSGALHEIVDPTLGFESDFKVRKMISAVAELAFQCLQSSKDVRPTMAEVLDRLEDIRSDGKYKSRHEVLDISEDDTAFLKNEPPPPSPDSNFQTVRSIVN, from the exons ATGGATAAAGCGAATATTAAAAAGGAACAACGTCATGGCATTGATCACTTATATCGTAGACCTACCCTTCTttcatttctcattttctctgttttttctaTGGCTAATTTGGTATTGCATCATAATGAAAATGTTCCTGTGAGCTTCTTCTTCCTTGCATCAATGTTCTTGGTCTTGGTGGCATCAATCAGTTCCCAAGAAGAGAACAAACACGAAGAGTGTAGCAAGCCATTCAGCTGCGGACTAACGTCCATCTACTACCCTTTCTGGGGAGGGAGCAGACCCAGTTATTGTGCTAGCAACCACAAATTCAAGCTCAACTGTGAGGATAATCAAAACTCCACCCTTCAACTTGGCTCACAAACTTTTCAAGTTCTTCACTTTGATCCAGTTCAGTACACCGTGAAAATCGTTCGAACAGGCATTGTCTATGATAATTGCTCTTCCTCGGCCGTAACCAACAACTCCGTGGATTCAAATCTCTTTAGATACTTGAATGTTAGGAACATCACCATCTACTATGGTTGTCCCTATTCCCTGATTTCAAACAGCACACGCTCTTTTCAATGCAAGGAAGATGGTAACAAGAGTGCTTTCTATGGGGACCCTGCAACTGGGAAAGTCCAAGACTGTGATGGAGCTAGGATTGAAGTGCAAGTAGCACAGGAACTTGACCCTAACGGGGGAATTCAAGGACTCAACAAAGCCTTGAGTGAAGGGTTTGAAATACATCTTATTTCAGAGGCACAAGTTCAGTGCTTAAAATGCGTTTCAACTAATGGAACATGTGGGGCTAATAATGAGTCTCAGTTTTCATGCTTTTGCCCCAATGGAAGTGAAGGTTTAGATTGCTCTAATA GCGATAAATGGAACTGGCAAAGGAAGCTGGTTATAG GTGTTGCTGCTGCAGTGATAAGTGGAATTGTATTTAGCCTTGGCTTTTACATCTATTATGGTCGTCTAAAGAAGAAGAATCGTCTCCGTGAAGTAACATCTTCTGTAATATATAATTCTAAAGGAATCTCACATAGTTCTTctttagaagattatgagaagGGAAGTAAATACATTGGAGTCCACTTCTTCACCTATAGTGAACTTGAAGAGGCCACAAACTTCTTTAATCCAGACAGAGAACTAGGAGACGGAGGATTTGGAAAAGTGTATTTTG GGAAACTTCAGGATGGACGATTAGTTGCAGTGAAGAGAATGTACGAGAACAGTTTGAAAAGAGTTGAGCAATTCGTGAATGAAGTGGAGATCTTAACTGGCCTACACCACCAGAACCTTGTGTCTCTATATGGATGCACTCCTCGCCACAGTAGAGAACTTCTGCTGGTGTACGAATACATTCCAAATGGAACCGTGGCTGATCATCTTCATGGTCAAAGAGCAAAACCTGGCACACTCCCTTGGCACATCAGAATGAACATTGCCATTGAAACTGCAAATGCATTGGTATATCTCCACGCTTCTGACATCATCCACAGAGACGTAAAAACCAACAACATTCTCCTTGACAACCACTTCAGTGTCAAAGTAGCAGATTTTGGCCTCTCACGTCCCTTCCCAATCCATGCCACACACGTTTCCACTGCCCCACAGGGAACTCCTGGTTATGTGGATCCAGAGTATCACGAGTACTACCAGCTCACTGATAAGAGTGATGTTTACAGCTTCGGGGTGGTGCTGATCGAGCTCATATCTTCTATGCATGCGGTTGATATCTCAAGGCGTAGACATGAGATCAACTTGTCCAACATGGCCATCAAGAAGATCCAAAGTGGTGCGTTGCATGAGATTGTGGATCCAACTCTTGGGTTTGAGTCAGATTTCAAGGTCAGGAAAATGATCAGTGCAGTGGCTGAGTTGGCGTTTCAGTGCTTGCAGAGTTCCAAAGATGTGAGGCCTACTATGGCAGAAGTGTTGGATAGACTTGAGGATATAAGAAGTGATGGGAAGTATAAGAGCAGGCATGAGGTGCTTGATATATCAGAAGATGATACTGCTTTCCTCAAGAATGaacctcctcctccttcacctgattcaaattttcaaactgtACGTAGTATAGTTAACTAG